The genomic stretch CGGCACCGCCATCCGGCTCGCCGCCGAGGCCACCCCCTGGTCCGACAGCGACAGCGGCCCGCTGGCGGGCATCAGCTCGTTCGGCATCGTCGGCACCAACGCGCACGCCGTGCTCGGCCCGGTTCCGGGCACACCCCCACCGCACCCGCGGGTTCGCCCGCCGTGGCAGCGAATCCCGTGCTACCCGGGCTTTCTCGGAGATCCGCCACCGATGGACGCGCCCTGACCGCGTCGTCCCCAGCCGCCCCCGCCGCCGGTCGCCGTGGCGCCGATGCCCGGCTACGCCGACGGACATCGAGGACGGCGGGGCGGGTAGGCCGGGTCGTGTGGTGGGGCCGGTCGGAAACCGGCCGAGGGGACCGGGGGCGGTCGGCCCGCGCCCTCAGAGCGGCTGGGAGGTGTCCGTCAGGCGACCCGGGTCGACGGGCTCGCCCGCGGTGATCAATTCCTTGATCCGGTCGGTCACGTCCCAGACGTTGACGTTCATCCCGGCCAGCACCCGGTGCGCCGGATCGAGCCAGAACGCCACGAACTCCCGGCTCGTCACGTCGCCGCGCACGACCACCCGCGCGTCGGTACCCGGCGCGACGAAGCCGGTGTACTCCATGCCGAGGTCGTACTGGTCGGTGAAGAAGTAGGGCAGCCGGTCATAGGAGGCCGCGCGGTCGAGCATGGTCGCCGCCGCCACCTCCGGCTGGTTCAGCGCGTTCGCCCAGTGCTCCACGCGCACCCGCGTGCCCAGGTGCGGATGATCCTGTTCGGCGATGTCGCCGACGGCCACGATGTCGGGATCGCTGGTGCGCAGTCCCGCATCGACCAGCACGCCGCTGTGGATCGCCAACCCCGCCTGATGCGCGAGCGCGAGATCCGGGTCCGCGCCGACCGCGATCAGGACCGCGTCGGCCGGCGCCGCCGAGCCGTCGGCCAGGCTCAACCCCGTCGCGACGCCGTGGTCGTCGGTGGTGATCTCGGTGACCTGCACGCCGAGTCGCAGGTCGACGCCGTGCCCGCGATGCAGTTCGGCGAAGACTGTGCCCATCTCCCGGCCGAGCGGGCCGATCAGTGGCTGGGCGGCGGTCTCGACCACCGTCACCTCGCACCCGCGGGTCCGCGCGGCGGCCGCGACCTCGAGGCCGATCCAGCCCGCGCCGATGATCGCCAGCCGGGCTCGCCGCTCCAGCAACTCCGACAGTGTGCGGGCGTCGTCGATGGAGCGCAGCGTATGGACATTCGGGGCGTCCGCGCCGGAGATCGGCAGCCGGCGCGCGGAGGAACCGGTGGCCAGCGCGAGTTTGTCGTAGGCAAGTGTCGAACCATCCGGCAGCGCCACCGTTTTCGCCGCGGCGTCGATGCCGGTGACGGTGGTGCCGAGCATGACTTCGACGTGGTGGTCGCGATACCACTGCGCCGCCTCCACGGTGAAGTCCGGCAATTGCTTCTTGCCGAGCAGGAACTCCTTGGACAGCGGTGGCCGCTCGTAGGGCAGATGTTCCTCGCGGCCGATGAGGGTGAGCGAGCCGTCGAAGTCGGCGGCGCGTAGCGCCCGAGCCAGTCCTGCCGCGGCGAGGCCGCCGCCCACGATCACGAAACGCCGATTCGAGGTCATCGCGAACTCCTTCGGTGCCGAGGGACTCGTCGCCCCCGACCCTACTGTCACCGGTGTGTTCGCGCGGTCGGTTCGCGATCTACCCGCGCGAGGCGGCGGCCTTCGCCGAGGGCGAAATGGGAACGAATCGGCGGCCGGGATGGTTGCCAGGAACGACGCGTGCGTCACCGCCGCGTCCGCCGACTGATCGAGAGGAACGACACGTGACCGAGACGGGCACCGAGAAAGATGTCGCCGATTTCTGGTTCGATCCGCTGTGCCCCTGGTGCTGGATCACCTCGCGCTGGATTCTCGAGGTCGAGAAGGTCCGCGGCATCGAAGCTCGCTTCCACGTCATGAGCCTGGCCGTGCTGAACGAGGGCCGCGATCTTCCGGAGAACTACGCCGAGATGATGAAGAGCGCGTGGGGCCCGGTCCGGGTCGCGATCGCCGCCGC from Nocardia higoensis encodes the following:
- a CDS encoding NAD(P)/FAD-dependent oxidoreductase; translated protein: MTSNRRFVIVGGGLAAAGLARALRAADFDGSLTLIGREEHLPYERPPLSKEFLLGKKQLPDFTVEAAQWYRDHHVEVMLGTTVTGIDAAAKTVALPDGSTLAYDKLALATGSSARRLPISGADAPNVHTLRSIDDARTLSELLERRARLAIIGAGWIGLEVAAAARTRGCEVTVVETAAQPLIGPLGREMGTVFAELHRGHGVDLRLGVQVTEITTDDHGVATGLSLADGSAAPADAVLIAVGADPDLALAHQAGLAIHSGVLVDAGLRTSDPDIVAVGDIAEQDHPHLGTRVRVEHWANALNQPEVAAATMLDRAASYDRLPYFFTDQYDLGMEYTGFVAPGTDARVVVRGDVTSREFVAFWLDPAHRVLAGMNVNVWDVTDRIKELITAGEPVDPGRLTDTSQPL